A region from the Canis lupus dingo isolate Sandy chromosome 9, ASM325472v2, whole genome shotgun sequence genome encodes:
- the OGFOD3 gene encoding 2-oxoglutarate and iron-dependent oxygenase domain-containing protein 3 isoform X2 → MPTDGRSPADLAGTPRLPGNRVRSTKSVRAPREVQRKWLRTSVLGACAVLAGLLLWSSMGGDDGVTEVLAHRGEILPGRFIEVPCSEDYDSHRRFEGCSPRKCGRGITDTVITRDEAQRIRSIAEKGLSLGGSDGGASILDLHSGALSVGKHFVNLYRYFGDKIQTVFSEEDFRLYRDVRQKVQLTIAQAFGISASSLYLTKPTFFSRINSTEARTAHDEYWHAHVDKVTYGSFDYTSLLYLSDYLDDFSGGRFVFMEEGANRTVEPRAGRVSFFTSGSENLHRVEKVQWGTRYAVTIAFTCNPDHGIADPVFT, encoded by the exons ATGCCTACCGACGGGCGGTCTCCCGCAGACCTGGCTGGCACGCCCCGGCTGCCCGGGAACCGCGTGCGCAG CACAAAGAGTGTCCGGGCACccagggaggtgcagaggaagtGGCTGAGAACCTCCGTCCTGGGGGCCTGCGCCGTGCTTGCTGGGCTGCTGCTCTGGAGCAGTATGGGGGGTGATGATGGTGTCACCGAGGTCCTGGCTCACCGTGGCGAGATCCTGCCTGGACGGTTCATCGAGGTGCCCTGCTCAGAGGACTATGACAGTCACCGAAGGTTTGAAG GCTGCTCCCCTAGGAAGTGTGGCCGGGGGATCACCGACACGGTCATCACCAGGGACGAAGCCCAGCGGATTCGCAG CATAGCCGAGAAGGGGCTCTCCCTGGGAGGATCCGACGGAGGG GCGTCCATCCTGGACTTGCACTCAGGAGCCCTATCTGTGGGGAAGCACTTTGTAAACCTGTACAG ATACTTTGGAGATAAGATACAAACCGTCTTCTCAGAAGAGGACTTCCGGTTGTATCG GGACGTGCGGCAGAAGGTCCAGCTCACAATTGCCCAGGCTTTCGGCATCAGTGCATCTTCACTGTACCTGACCAAGCCCACGTTCTTCTCACGCATCAACAGCACCGAAGCCCGGACGGCTCACGATGAGTATTGGCACGCACATGTGGACAAG GTGACCTACGGCTCCTTCGACTACACGTCGCTGCTCTACCTGTCTGACTACCTGGACGACTTCAGCGGGGGCAGATTTGTGTTCATGGAGGAGGGGGCCAACAGGACGGTGGAGCCCAGAGCAG gtCGGGTGTCCTTCTTCACCTCGGGGTCGGAGAACCTGCACCGTGTGGAGAAGGTCCAGTGGGGCACCCGCTACGCCGTCACCATCGCCTTCACCTGCAACCCCGACCACGGCATCGCAGACCCGGTGTTCACGTAG
- the OGFOD3 gene encoding 2-oxoglutarate and iron-dependent oxygenase domain-containing protein 3 isoform X1 produces the protein MAPQRRGAPKAPEGSGAAERRRPSSTKSVRAPREVQRKWLRTSVLGACAVLAGLLLWSSMGGDDGVTEVLAHRGEILPGRFIEVPCSEDYDSHRRFEGCSPRKCGRGITDTVITRDEAQRIRSIAEKGLSLGGSDGGASILDLHSGALSVGKHFVNLYRYFGDKIQTVFSEEDFRLYRDVRQKVQLTIAQAFGISASSLYLTKPTFFSRINSTEARTAHDEYWHAHVDKVTYGSFDYTSLLYLSDYLDDFSGGRFVFMEEGANRTVEPRAGRVSFFTSGSENLHRVEKVQWGTRYAVTIAFTCNPDHGIADPVFT, from the exons ATGGCGCCGCAGCGGAGGGGCGCGCCCAAGGCGCCCGAGGGCAGCGGGGCGGCCGAGCGCCGGCGCCCCAGCAG CACAAAGAGTGTCCGGGCACccagggaggtgcagaggaagtGGCTGAGAACCTCCGTCCTGGGGGCCTGCGCCGTGCTTGCTGGGCTGCTGCTCTGGAGCAGTATGGGGGGTGATGATGGTGTCACCGAGGTCCTGGCTCACCGTGGCGAGATCCTGCCTGGACGGTTCATCGAGGTGCCCTGCTCAGAGGACTATGACAGTCACCGAAGGTTTGAAG GCTGCTCCCCTAGGAAGTGTGGCCGGGGGATCACCGACACGGTCATCACCAGGGACGAAGCCCAGCGGATTCGCAG CATAGCCGAGAAGGGGCTCTCCCTGGGAGGATCCGACGGAGGG GCGTCCATCCTGGACTTGCACTCAGGAGCCCTATCTGTGGGGAAGCACTTTGTAAACCTGTACAG ATACTTTGGAGATAAGATACAAACCGTCTTCTCAGAAGAGGACTTCCGGTTGTATCG GGACGTGCGGCAGAAGGTCCAGCTCACAATTGCCCAGGCTTTCGGCATCAGTGCATCTTCACTGTACCTGACCAAGCCCACGTTCTTCTCACGCATCAACAGCACCGAAGCCCGGACGGCTCACGATGAGTATTGGCACGCACATGTGGACAAG GTGACCTACGGCTCCTTCGACTACACGTCGCTGCTCTACCTGTCTGACTACCTGGACGACTTCAGCGGGGGCAGATTTGTGTTCATGGAGGAGGGGGCCAACAGGACGGTGGAGCCCAGAGCAG gtCGGGTGTCCTTCTTCACCTCGGGGTCGGAGAACCTGCACCGTGTGGAGAAGGTCCAGTGGGGCACCCGCTACGCCGTCACCATCGCCTTCACCTGCAACCCCGACCACGGCATCGCAGACCCGGTGTTCACGTAG